In Deefgea piscis, the DNA window AGCAGAAGCCATTCAAGTTGCGCATTTAATTGCTGATGTATTAGACAACCCGAATGATGAAGCTAATTTGGCGGCAGTTGCTGAAAAAGTAAAAGCATTAACGGCGCGTTTCCCAGTTTACGAAGTATAATTCGTACGCAATTAAAAAAGGTGGTGCACCTGCACCACCTTTTTGCATTTTGTCGTGTTAGTTTGAGGTATATTAATCCAAGGCAGCTGTCAGTTGACTTGGATTAATATACCAAGCGTATTACTACCAATGTACCTTGGCTTGACTGTTCAATATGAAATGAACAGCTTAAGATGCTCTTTATTCGTTCTTTTTAGGTTTTCGTGCTATGAAATGCCCATTTTGCGGTTCACCCGACACTCAAGTCGTGGATTCTCGCGTTTCTGACGAAGGGGATACGGTACGCCGTCGTCGTCGCTGTGCGATTTGCGATAAGCGTTTCACCACCTTTGAAACTGCTGAAGTGCGTATGCCGCAAGTGGTGAAACAAACCGGTCAGCGTGTCGAATTTGAAAGAGAAAAAATTCGCACTAGTTTTATGCGCGCCTTACACAAACGCCCGGTGCCGACCCCTTTGGTTGATGAAGCCATTTCCCGAATTATTCAAAAAGTACTGACTGTTGGCGAGCGAGAAATTATGTCGCGACAGATTGGTGAAATGGTGATTGCTGAGCTCGCCAAGCTCGATAAAGTCGCCTATATCCGCTTTGCCTCCGTATATCGCTCATTTCAAGACGTTGAAGATTTTCGCGACGTCATTCGTGAAGTCAGCAAGGAATAAACATGGCTTGGCGTTCGATCGACTACTTTATGATGGCCCAGGCGTTGCATCAGGCGAAATTGGGCCAAAACAACACCTCGCCCAATCCAAGTGTTGGCTGTGTTCTGATTAAAAATGATCAAATATTAAGCATGGGGCATACCCAAGCCGCAGGTGGCGCGCACGCAGAAGTGATGGCACTGCGTGCTGCGGGCCATGCTGCGCAAGGTGCCACTGCATATGTCACTTTAGAGCCATGCAGCCACTTTGGAAAAACACCACCCTGCGCGGATGCGCTGATTGCTGCTGGTGTTACTCGAGTGGTCGCCGCATTATTGGACCCGAATCCGCTGGTTTCCGGGCAAGGTTTACGCCGACTGGCCGAGCATGGCATTGTCGTTGAACATGGTTTAATGGCTGCCGAGGCATTGGCGCATCATCAAGGTTTTTTTAGCCGAATGATTCGGCAACGACCTTGGCTGCGTTGCAAAGTTGCCGCTAGTTTGGACGGGCAAATTGCGCTAGGAAATGGGCAATCGCAATGGATTACGGGTGCTGCAGCACGTGCCGATGTTCAGCGAATCCGTGCGCGCTCATGTGCGATGATCACCGGCATTTCAACGATTTTGCATGACGATCCACAGCTGAATGTGCGTGATTTTCCGGTTGAGCGTCAACCGATTAAAGTTATTTTAGATAGCCAAATGCGCACCCCAGTCTCGGCTAAAATTCTACAGCAAGGTCCTGTGTTGATTGTCGCGGCGCAAGAGACTGAGCGTCGTTTGCCTTTGGAGGCGGCGGGTGCACAAGTAATTTTGTGTCCTGACCAATCCGGTGCTCGTATTGATTTGGCCGCATTATGTGGCGTATTGGCAGCACGCGGTTGCAATGAAGTCACACTTGAAGCCGGCGGCACTTTAGTTGGCGCTTTTTTTGCGGCAAGGTTGATTGACGAATTGTGCCTATATCAAGCGCCGGTATTGCTGGGACAAGGGCAGGCGATGGCGCAATTTTCCTTAAGTGATTTAAGTCAAAAACAAGTCCCAACGCATATTGCTCGACGTATGGTGGGGGATGATCAGCGCATTATTATGCGTTTTACTGACCCCGCAACCGATTGGCTAGGAAAATGAAAATGAATTCAAAACCCATCATTGTTTGCCCTGATTGCGGCAAGGAAATTGAAGTGTTAAAAGCGTGTGGCGCTAGTAACTTTTTTTGCAATCATTGCAATGAATTGAAGTCGTCACAGCGCGTCAAGGCAGCCAATCCGATTGTCTTTCCCGCTCAACCGGAAAAATAAGGACGTTTATGTTTACAGGCATTATTCAAGCGATCGGCCAAATTGAAGCCGTTTCGCCTTTTGATGGCGGCGTACGCTTAACCATCGATGCGGGTGATTTAGATTTATCTAATGTTGGTTTAGGGGACAGTATTGCTCACAATGGTGCATGCATGACTGTTGTCGAGCAAATACCCAATGGTAAATATTTAATCGACGTTTCAGATGAGTCTTTGCGTTGTACTGCAGGATTAGATGCTGTTGGCCCAGTTAATTTAGAAAAAGCCATGCGCTTGGGCGATATGCTTGGCGGTCATTTGGTTTCAGGGCATGTGGATGGTGTTGGGATAGTACGTAGTTTTGATCCAGTGGGTGATAGCCGCGAATTAATTATTCTGGCGCCGGTGGTCTTAGCCAAATATTTAGCCGTAAAGGGCTCAGTGGTCGTCAATGGCGTTTCGCTCACGACCAACTGGATCCGTGACGTGAACGATGGCTGTGAATTTTCAATTAACTTAATCCCACACACACTGTCAGTCACAACGCTAGGGGCGATTGAGCCAGGTCAGCGGGTCAATTTAGAAATTGATTTGATCGCTCGCTATGTTGAACGTATGGTTTCTTTGGAGTCAAAATAATGAGCCAGATTGCACCTGTTAATGAAATTATTGCCGAATTAAAAGCTGGTCGCATGGTGGTTTTGGTCGACGAAGAAGACCGCGAAAACGAAGGTGACTTGGTGTTGGCCGCTGATTTTGTGACACCAGAAGCCATTAACTTTATGGCTAAATTTGGTCGTGGCTTAATTTGCTTAACGCTGGATCAAGCGCGTTGCCAGCATCTTAATTTACCAACAATGGTAAAAAACAATGGCTCGTCGTTTGGCACCAACTTTACTGCTTCAATCGAAGCGGCTGAAGGGGTTACCACCGGCATTTCAGCGCATGATCGTGCACTGACGATCCAAAAAGCCGTTGCTTTTGGCGCTAAAGCCAGTGATTTAGTTTCGCCTGGCCATGTGTTCCCCATTATGGCACAACCGGGCGGTGTTTTAGTGCGTGCCGGACACACCGAGGCTGGTTGTGATTTAGCAATGATGGCGGGTTTAACCCCAGCAT includes these proteins:
- a CDS encoding YfgJ family double zinc ribbon protein, producing the protein MKMNSKPIIVCPDCGKEIEVLKACGASNFFCNHCNELKSSQRVKAANPIVFPAQPEK
- a CDS encoding riboflavin synthase, coding for MFTGIIQAIGQIEAVSPFDGGVRLTIDAGDLDLSNVGLGDSIAHNGACMTVVEQIPNGKYLIDVSDESLRCTAGLDAVGPVNLEKAMRLGDMLGGHLVSGHVDGVGIVRSFDPVGDSRELIILAPVVLAKYLAVKGSVVVNGVSLTTNWIRDVNDGCEFSINLIPHTLSVTTLGAIEPGQRVNLEIDLIARYVERMVSLESK
- the ribD gene encoding bifunctional diaminohydroxyphosphoribosylaminopyrimidine deaminase/5-amino-6-(5-phosphoribosylamino)uracil reductase RibD, with amino-acid sequence MAWRSIDYFMMAQALHQAKLGQNNTSPNPSVGCVLIKNDQILSMGHTQAAGGAHAEVMALRAAGHAAQGATAYVTLEPCSHFGKTPPCADALIAAGVTRVVAALLDPNPLVSGQGLRRLAEHGIVVEHGLMAAEALAHHQGFFSRMIRQRPWLRCKVAASLDGQIALGNGQSQWITGAAARADVQRIRARSCAMITGISTILHDDPQLNVRDFPVERQPIKVILDSQMRTPVSAKILQQGPVLIVAAQETERRLPLEAAGAQVILCPDQSGARIDLAALCGVLAARGCNEVTLEAGGTLVGAFFAARLIDELCLYQAPVLLGQGQAMAQFSLSDLSQKQVPTHIARRMVGDDQRIIMRFTDPATDWLGK
- the nrdR gene encoding transcriptional regulator NrdR, with translation MKCPFCGSPDTQVVDSRVSDEGDTVRRRRRCAICDKRFTTFETAEVRMPQVVKQTGQRVEFEREKIRTSFMRALHKRPVPTPLVDEAISRIIQKVLTVGEREIMSRQIGEMVIAELAKLDKVAYIRFASVYRSFQDVEDFRDVIREVSKE